The proteins below come from a single Cylindrospermopsis raciborskii Cr2010 genomic window:
- a CDS encoding UPF0175 family protein yields the protein MIQIQLNLPEGAFSALRSTPEEFAQELLIAGVVKWYEIGMISQSKAVEIAGISRQSFLQALERFGVSPFQTTLEELTEEINRG from the coding sequence ATGATTCAAATTCAACTCAACCTACCCGAGGGTGCCTTCTCTGCTCTCCGCAGCACCCCAGAGGAGTTCGCTCAAGAATTGCTTATCGCTGGCGTAGTTAAGTGGTATGAAATTGGCATGATCTCCCAATCCAAAGCTGTCGAAATTGCTGGCATCAGTCGTCAGTCTTTTTTACAGGCCCTTGAGCGATTTGGAGTTTCCCCATTTCAGACTACCTTAGAAGAACTCACGGAGGAAATTAACCGTGGTTAA
- a CDS encoding Uma2 family endonuclease — protein sequence MVRQVPPKTQLGVIKSNKNQLGETIVPEIVYPESDGEPMADNTKQFTWIVKIKENLEILFKSNPHVFVAGDLFWYPIEGSNKIKLAPDTMVVFGRPKAHRGSYRQWEEDNIPPQVVFEILSPGNTQDEMDKKKLFYLKHGVEEYYVYDPDRISLEVSIRENNLFKEIKDFSVWTSPRLDVRFDMTGDELVIYYPDGGRFLSPVELSNYAEQEKFLREQANQRAEREKMLKEQETQRAEREKLLKEQETQRAEREKLLKEQERFLKEQEQQKYQTLLAQLKAKGIDITTLE from the coding sequence ATGGTGAGGCAAGTTCCACCAAAAACTCAACTAGGGGTGATAAAATCTAATAAAAATCAGCTTGGAGAGACAATCGTCCCTGAAATTGTCTACCCAGAAAGTGATGGTGAACCCATGGCGGATAACACTAAACAATTCACATGGATTGTCAAAATCAAAGAGAATCTGGAAATACTATTTAAGTCTAATCCACATGTGTTTGTAGCTGGGGACTTATTTTGGTATCCAATAGAGGGGAGCAACAAAATTAAACTAGCTCCCGATACCATGGTGGTGTTTGGGAGACCCAAGGCACACCGGGGGTCTTATCGACAGTGGGAGGAGGATAATATTCCTCCCCAGGTGGTTTTTGAAATTTTATCTCCCGGGAATACTCAAGATGAAATGGACAAAAAAAAGCTGTTTTATCTGAAACATGGAGTAGAAGAGTATTATGTGTATGACCCAGATAGGATTAGTCTAGAAGTATCTATTAGAGAAAATAATTTATTTAAAGAGATTAAGGATTTTAGTGTTTGGACTAGTCCAAGATTGGATGTACGGTTTGATATGACGGGAGATGAATTAGTCATCTATTATCCAGACGGTGGTAGGTTTCTTAGTCCTGTAGAGTTGAGCAATTATGCAGAACAGGAAAAATTTCTTCGAGAACAAGCAAATCAACGTGCAGAACGGGAAAAAATGCTTAAAGAACAGGAAACTCAGCGTGCAGAACGGGAAAAACTGCTTAAAGAACAGGAAACTCAGCGTGCAGAACGGGAAAAACTGCTTAAAGAACAAGAAAGATTTCTTAAAGAGCAGGAACAACAAAAGTATCAAACCTTACTAGCACAATTAAAAGCTAAGGGTATTGATATTACTACACTCGAATAA
- the typA gene encoding translational GTPase TypA, with protein MTLPIRNVAIIAHVDHGKTTLVDALLKQSGIFREGEDVPDCVMDSNDLERERGITILSKNTAVKYKDTLINIVDTPGHADFGGEVERVLGMVDGCILIVDANEGPMPQTRFVLKKALEKGLRPIVVINKIDRAKADPHVAVDKVLDLFLELGADDDQCDFPYLFASGMAGYAKETLEAESVDMKPLFEAILRHVPAPVGDPLKPLQLQVTTLDYSEYLGRIVIGRIHNGTIRAGQQAALVTETGNIVKSKISKLMGFEGLKRVELEEASAGYIVAVAGFADAYIGETITDPNEPQALPLIKVDEPTLQMTFWVNDSPFAGQEGKLVTSRQVRDRLFRELETNVALRVEETDSPDKFHVSGRGELHLGILIETMRREGYEFQVSQPQVIYREVNGQPCEPYELLVLDVPADAVGSCIERLGQRRGEMQDMQPRAGDRTQLEFVIPARGLIGFRGEFMRMTRGEGIMNHSFLDYRPLSGEIEARNKGVLIAFEEGVSTFYAMKNAEDRGVFFIHPGTKVYKGMIVGEHNRPQDLELNVCKTKQLTNHRASGGDELVQLQTPVEMSLERALEYIASDELVEVTPQSIRLRKMVKKLAKQR; from the coding sequence ATGACGCTCCCAATTCGTAACGTCGCCATTATCGCCCACGTTGACCACGGCAAAACTACCCTGGTTGATGCTCTCCTGAAACAGTCCGGCATTTTCCGCGAAGGCGAAGACGTTCCGGATTGTGTCATGGACTCCAATGATCTAGAGAGAGAGCGAGGCATTACTATTCTTTCCAAGAACACTGCGGTTAAGTATAAAGATACCCTAATCAATATTGTGGATACTCCCGGTCACGCTGACTTTGGTGGAGAGGTGGAACGGGTTCTGGGCATGGTTGATGGCTGTATACTAATTGTTGATGCCAATGAAGGACCAATGCCTCAAACCAGGTTTGTGTTGAAAAAGGCTTTGGAAAAGGGCTTACGTCCCATTGTGGTAATTAACAAAATCGACCGCGCTAAGGCTGATCCCCATGTGGCTGTTGATAAGGTTTTAGACCTGTTCCTGGAATTGGGTGCAGATGATGATCAGTGTGATTTTCCCTATCTATTCGCATCGGGAATGGCTGGTTATGCTAAAGAAACCCTGGAAGCAGAATCCGTAGACATGAAACCCTTGTTTGAGGCAATCTTACGCCACGTTCCCGCACCGGTGGGTGACCCCCTCAAACCACTCCAACTACAAGTTACCACCCTGGACTATTCGGAATATCTGGGACGGATTGTAATTGGTAGAATCCATAATGGTACTATTCGCGCTGGACAACAGGCAGCTTTAGTAACAGAAACTGGCAATATTGTCAAGTCCAAAATTTCTAAACTGATGGGATTTGAAGGCTTAAAGCGAGTAGAACTAGAAGAAGCTTCTGCTGGCTATATTGTGGCAGTAGCTGGTTTCGCAGATGCTTATATTGGAGAAACTATTACAGACCCCAATGAACCCCAGGCATTACCACTCATTAAAGTGGATGAACCAACCTTACAGATGACCTTCTGGGTAAATGATTCACCCTTTGCTGGACAGGAAGGTAAACTGGTCACATCTCGTCAAGTGCGCGATCGCCTGTTCCGCGAACTAGAAACCAACGTAGCTTTAAGGGTGGAAGAAACCGATTCACCTGATAAGTTCCACGTATCTGGTCGAGGTGAACTGCACTTGGGGATCTTGATTGAAACCATGCGTCGGGAAGGATATGAGTTCCAGGTTTCCCAACCTCAAGTAATCTACCGAGAAGTTAACGGTCAACCTTGTGAACCCTACGAACTGTTAGTATTAGACGTTCCCGCTGATGCTGTTGGTAGCTGTATAGAACGTTTGGGTCAACGTCGAGGAGAAATGCAAGATATGCAACCAAGAGCAGGCGATCGCACCCAATTAGAATTTGTGATTCCTGCTCGTGGTTTAATTGGGTTCCGGGGGGAATTTATGCGCATGACCCGTGGTGAAGGTATTATGAACCACAGTTTCCTGGACTATCGCCCCCTTTCTGGAGAAATTGAAGCCCGCAACAAAGGTGTGTTAATTGCCTTTGAAGAAGGTGTTTCCACATTTTACGCCATGAAAAACGCGGAAGACCGTGGTGTATTCTTTATTCATCCTGGAACCAAAGTCTACAAGGGTATGATTGTAGGTGAGCATAATCGTCCTCAAGACTTAGAACTGAATGTTTGTAAAACTAAGCAGTTAACTAACCACCGGGCATCGGGTGGGGACGAACTTGTGCAGTTACAAACACCAGTAGAAATGAGTTTAGAAAGGGCGTTAGAGTACATTGCTTCAGATGAGCTAGTAGAAGTAACACCCCAGTCCATACGTTTACGTAAGATGGTGAAGAAGCTGGCAAAACAAAGGTAA
- a CDS encoding glycosyltransferase family 4 protein has product MPWLAANLVTIPICVPMPGDVPIRSAQGKLRLVYHGRLCQYQKRSLDFIDLLEQLEVRSVNFCLTLIGDGECRPALEKAATRFISDGRLVLSGTLPYEQTLEALRHQDVYILPSEFEGTPNALLEAMAYGCVPVVSDIETLTDIVAEGKTGFRCAIGDMQAFAAAVARLAADPVERVAMAERAATSVRQLGYDLETMIDRWQALFDRLETRTRHARYRPRGFMTAPPATFGGVSILPGEYSSFARLVNQVPLWPEPRTATRVSQHHRPHIAPLSEHRIILATTKGRISGVDVFAINLVQALLSRGLKAEILVTRPDEKVPDPMPFPDHIPVRTLAVEPGSSWQKRWALLRRTLIEHSPCIYIPNYDWYHSGICGTLPATVKVIGIAHSDDPAHYAHCLKLGSTWNGIVAVSKVVANHIRDLAPELADRLYTIPYGVGLPSSPISTVRSPHAPLRLLYAGRLIRYQKRVFDLLCILDALATRNVSVELTVVGSGPEEREFLQSSAQSLVSGRMRFMGGMANHHVQTLMVQADIFLLPSAFEGLPVSLLEAMAHGTIPVVTHSRSGVDEVIRHGENGFLVAVGDIDAFANYITHLSENPQQMAQMAQAARQTIETGGFTIHAMTESYLHLMEQIVSQPFSRPVTGILPPEDIRGWRSWLPPELPSPTVAVQSLRKRVELILKGLGSYF; this is encoded by the coding sequence TTACCCTAATCGGCGATGGTGAGTGCCGTCCAGCCCTTGAAAAGGCAGCGACCCGGTTTATCTCCGATGGACGCTTGGTACTATCAGGTACCCTTCCCTACGAGCAAACCCTGGAGGCCCTCAGGCATCAGGACGTTTATATCCTGCCTTCAGAATTTGAAGGCACTCCCAATGCCCTGCTAGAGGCAATGGCCTATGGTTGTGTACCCGTGGTTTCCGACATCGAAACCCTAACGGATATCGTAGCCGAGGGTAAGACAGGATTTCGCTGTGCGATCGGAGATATGCAGGCCTTTGCTGCGGCTGTGGCTCGACTAGCCGCTGACCCGGTGGAACGAGTCGCCATGGCTGAGCGGGCCGCGACCAGTGTACGTCAGCTTGGCTACGACCTGGAAACCATGATTGATCGGTGGCAAGCCCTATTTGATCGCCTGGAGACCCGTACCAGACATGCCCGATATCGTCCCCGTGGCTTTATGACTGCCCCCCCCGCTACCTTTGGTGGAGTTTCAATCCTGCCAGGTGAGTACAGTTCCTTCGCACGACTGGTGAATCAGGTTCCCCTCTGGCCTGAACCCCGGACCGCCACTCGGGTAAGCCAGCACCACCGCCCCCATATCGCGCCCCTCAGTGAGCATCGCATCATTCTAGCCACCACAAAAGGTCGCATTAGTGGTGTTGATGTTTTTGCGATAAACCTAGTTCAGGCACTTCTGTCTCGCGGTCTAAAGGCGGAGATTTTAGTTACCCGTCCCGATGAAAAGGTTCCAGATCCAATGCCCTTTCCAGATCATATACCCGTACGTACCCTTGCTGTTGAACCAGGGAGCAGTTGGCAAAAACGATGGGCGCTGCTACGCCGTACCCTCATAGAACATAGTCCCTGCATCTACATTCCCAACTATGACTGGTACCATTCTGGCATCTGCGGTACTCTACCAGCAACTGTAAAGGTGATTGGTATTGCCCACAGCGATGACCCCGCTCACTATGCCCACTGTTTGAAGCTCGGGTCTACCTGGAACGGGATAGTAGCTGTTAGTAAGGTAGTTGCCAATCATATTAGGGATCTGGCCCCTGAGTTGGCAGACAGATTATACACTATTCCCTATGGTGTGGGTCTGCCTTCCTCTCCCATAAGTACCGTGCGATCACCCCATGCGCCCCTGCGATTACTCTATGCTGGTCGGTTAATCCGTTATCAGAAGCGGGTGTTTGACCTACTGTGTATCCTTGATGCTTTAGCAACCCGTAATGTGTCTGTGGAACTCACTGTTGTGGGCAGTGGTCCGGAGGAGCGGGAATTTCTCCAGTCCTCGGCCCAGTCCCTAGTCAGTGGCAGGATGCGCTTCATGGGGGGTATGGCGAACCACCACGTGCAAACGCTGATGGTACAGGCAGATATTTTTCTGTTACCATCGGCCTTTGAGGGGTTGCCTGTGAGCCTTTTGGAGGCTATGGCCCACGGTACTATACCCGTGGTAACCCACTCTCGTAGTGGGGTAGATGAGGTCATACGCCACGGTGAAAATGGTTTTTTAGTAGCCGTGGGTGATATAGATGCCTTTGCTAACTACATTACCCATCTGTCCGAAAACCCTCAACAGATGGCGCAGATGGCACAGGCAGCCCGCCAGACTATTGAAACCGGGGGATTTACCATTCATGCCATGACGGAGTCTTATCTGCACCTAATGGAGCAGATAGTGTCACAGCCCTTCTCCCGTCCAGTCACAGGCATACTTCCCCCAGAGGATATACGAGGCTGGCGTTCGTGGCTACCACCGGAGCTTCCTAGTCCAACTGTTGCTGTTCAAAGTCTGAGAAAACGGGTCGAACTAATATTAAAGGGGCTAGGATCCTATTTCTAG
- a CDS encoding phytanoyl-CoA dioxygenase family protein, with the protein MAISKRRTFKDSVLQAAFRTQGYVVVNLDESEKMNRLAEAYRSLYPYNQEGCVFSCHDTDCNRRFKAQNFVRQVIGEKASVFLDNYKFVNSSFVAKYPGENGAIPPHTDFTLVDDRYYSAVSIWVPLTETTAAAGRLHVLPGSHRYTPLCGSNLFRKYTDIKLSSMTEIELEIGQAVCYDPRTIHASPANTSSSPRIAGNCVLIPEEADLWHVTCQDQDILIYAVDDGFYSGLGLTITHKLLSNYRVIHAEHFERFVL; encoded by the coding sequence ATGGCCATATCAAAACGTCGCACCTTCAAAGATTCGGTTCTTCAGGCAGCCTTCCGAACCCAGGGCTATGTGGTAGTAAATTTGGATGAATCGGAGAAAATGAATCGCTTAGCTGAGGCTTATCGAAGTCTCTATCCATACAATCAGGAAGGTTGTGTATTTTCCTGTCATGATACGGATTGCAATCGCCGGTTCAAGGCACAAAACTTCGTGCGTCAAGTGATTGGGGAAAAAGCATCGGTTTTTTTGGATAATTACAAATTTGTCAATAGTTCCTTTGTTGCCAAATACCCTGGTGAAAATGGTGCAATCCCCCCACATACTGACTTCACCCTTGTAGACGATAGGTACTACTCTGCCGTGTCCATCTGGGTCCCTTTGACGGAAACCACTGCTGCTGCAGGACGCTTGCATGTATTACCAGGATCCCATCGTTATACACCCCTATGTGGGTCAAATCTTTTCAGAAAGTATACAGACATCAAACTCTCCAGCATGACAGAGATTGAGCTGGAGATTGGACAGGCTGTCTGTTACGACCCGCGAACCATTCACGCCTCCCCTGCCAACACATCATCGAGTCCCCGGATTGCCGGAAATTGTGTGCTGATCCCAGAGGAAGCTGACCTCTGGCATGTAACTTGTCAAGATCAGGACATTCTGATCTATGCCGTTGACGATGGCTTCTACAGTGGCCTAGGCCTCACAATTACTCACAAGCTATTGAGCAATTACAGAGTCATTCATGCGGAACACTTTGAAAGATTCGTCCTTTAA
- a CDS encoding Hsp20/alpha crystallin family protein — MALIRYSPWKEIETLERNLNQLLGDFVPTSLKDLNTVARVPAAEMTETEDTIVLKLEIPGMEAKDLDIQVTEDSVSITGERKSQTTVEGKNKTKTEFYYGQFHRVISLPVPVQNTNVTADYKDGILHLTLPKLVEEKSKVVKVSLGSNS, encoded by the coding sequence ATGGCACTAATTCGTTACAGTCCTTGGAAAGAAATAGAAACCCTAGAACGTAATTTGAACCAATTGTTGGGTGATTTTGTACCTACTAGCTTAAAGGATTTAAATACTGTGGCTAGGGTTCCAGCAGCAGAAATGACTGAAACTGAGGACACAATTGTTCTCAAGCTAGAGATTCCTGGCATGGAAGCTAAAGACCTGGATATTCAAGTTACAGAGGATTCAGTTTCTATTACCGGAGAAAGGAAGTCTCAAACTACTGTTGAGGGAAAAAACAAAACCAAGACAGAGTTTTATTATGGTCAGTTCCACCGAGTGATTTCCCTTCCCGTACCTGTTCAAAACACCAATGTTACTGCTGATTACAAAGATGGTATTTTGCATCTGACCTTACCCAAATTGGTAGAAGAAAAAAGCAAAGTGGTGAAAGTTAGTTTAGGCAGCAATTCCTAG
- a CDS encoding site-2 protease family protein, whose translation MTSWFLVLLGLFIYVIVRNVLSHITRVPVWLLWLILMAPAIIWELWTIIYGSTQSPPLVFIVACVFLSVFLCWILFISGNRGQRNRETENRESTSISNSEPQQSPVRPIEIGEETNLRNCFPWSLYYIHSIEYRPQAVICRGHLRGNPQETYQQIKTNIEREFADRFLVIFQEGADGKPFFVLIPNKQGNRQEREKDNLRQGFTALTLLILTLVTTTGIGVQIAGIQAGRLQADWSLMIYGLPYALGLMTILGIHELGHYFTAKLYRINSTLPYFIPVPFFLGTFGAFIQIKSPIPNRKALFDVGIAGPLAGFLATLPLLLWGLANSEIVTISQQAGILNPDALNPRYSILLALLSKLVLGGQLTANSALDLHPVAVAGLLGLIVTALNLMPVGQLDGGHIVHAMFGQRTAMLIGQLARFLLLILSFIRQEFLFWAIMLLFIPLVDEPALNDITELDNKRDFLGLMAIALLLLIVLPIPDFFARILQI comes from the coding sequence ATGACATCTTGGTTTCTAGTGTTATTAGGACTGTTTATCTATGTTATAGTGAGAAACGTCCTTTCCCATATAACCCGCGTTCCTGTCTGGTTATTATGGTTGATATTAATGGCCCCAGCAATTATTTGGGAACTTTGGACAATTATCTATGGTTCAACCCAATCACCGCCATTAGTATTCATTGTTGCGTGTGTATTTTTAAGTGTGTTCTTATGTTGGATTTTGTTTATTTCTGGAAACAGGGGACAAAGAAATAGAGAAACTGAGAATAGGGAATCAACATCAATAAGTAATAGCGAACCACAGCAGTCACCAGTGAGACCAATTGAAATAGGAGAAGAGACAAATCTGAGAAATTGTTTTCCTTGGTCCTTATATTATATTCATAGTATTGAGTATAGACCTCAAGCAGTAATATGTCGTGGACATTTACGAGGCAATCCCCAGGAAACCTATCAGCAGATTAAGACCAATATTGAAAGAGAATTTGCGGATCGCTTTTTGGTCATTTTTCAAGAAGGAGCAGATGGCAAACCATTCTTTGTTCTAATTCCCAACAAACAGGGCAATAGACAAGAGAGAGAAAAAGACAATTTACGCCAAGGGTTCACAGCATTAACACTATTAATACTCACCCTAGTGACCACCACTGGGATAGGTGTACAAATTGCCGGAATTCAAGCAGGAAGATTACAAGCTGACTGGTCTTTGATGATTTATGGTTTACCCTATGCTTTGGGGTTAATGACAATTTTGGGTATTCATGAACTGGGGCACTATTTTACTGCTAAATTGTATAGAATCAATTCCACCCTCCCCTATTTTATTCCCGTACCTTTTTTCTTGGGGACATTTGGAGCATTTATTCAAATTAAAAGTCCCATCCCCAACCGAAAAGCTCTATTTGACGTGGGTATAGCAGGTCCATTGGCTGGTTTTTTGGCAACTTTACCCTTACTATTGTGGGGTTTAGCCAATTCAGAAATCGTGACTATTAGTCAACAGGCAGGAATTTTAAATCCTGACGCATTGAATCCTCGTTATTCAATATTATTAGCCCTACTATCTAAATTGGTATTGGGTGGTCAATTAACAGCTAACTCAGCCCTAGATTTGCATCCTGTAGCCGTAGCGGGACTTTTAGGTCTAATAGTCACAGCCTTAAATTTAATGCCCGTGGGTCAATTGGATGGTGGTCATATTGTTCATGCCATGTTTGGTCAGAGAACTGCCATGTTAATCGGGCAACTTGCTCGGTTTCTTCTGTTGATTCTTTCTTTTATTAGACAAGAGTTTTTATTCTGGGCAATTATGTTATTGTTTATTCCTCTAGTTGATGAACCAGCTCTCAATGATATTACAGAATTAGACAACAAAAGAGATTTTTTAGGGTTGATGGCAATAGCTTTATTATTACTAATTGTCCTCCCCATTCCTGACTTCTTTGCCCGTATTTTACAGATTTAG
- a CDS encoding shikimate dehydrogenase has protein sequence MNDQEYDHCPRITGKTKIMGVIGYPVEHSLSPLMHNSALHHLGLDYVYLPFPIAPDNLQQAIAGFASIGVVGFNVTIPHKQAIIPLLHEISPVAQAIGAVNTVIRVGERWIGTNTDVAGFIAPLQTTYNQNWHEKKAVVIGNGGAARAVVAGCIQLGMAEIHLVGRNMEKLKQLEQSWIDSPLAHEFTNKLKTHTWEQLPQLIPQSNLLVNTTPIGMYPNTDESPVTQDQLHKLPSHAIAYDLIYTPKPTRFLQLAQAQGAIALDGLEMLVQQGAAALKLWLQQENVNVEIPIVKMQQVLTLGVQTAS, from the coding sequence ATGAATGACCAAGAATATGATCATTGTCCAAGAATTACTGGAAAAACTAAAATTATGGGAGTGATTGGCTATCCTGTGGAGCATTCCCTATCACCCTTGATGCACAATTCAGCTTTGCACCACTTAGGATTAGACTACGTGTATTTGCCTTTTCCCATTGCACCGGATAATTTACAACAGGCGATCGCTGGTTTTGCTTCCATTGGTGTGGTTGGTTTTAATGTCACAATTCCCCATAAACAGGCAATTATACCTTTATTACATGAAATATCTCCTGTTGCTCAAGCTATAGGTGCAGTTAATACGGTAATTCGTGTAGGGGAGAGGTGGATAGGAACAAATACGGATGTGGCAGGATTTATAGCACCACTACAAACTACATACAATCAAAACTGGCATGAAAAGAAAGCGGTAGTTATAGGCAACGGTGGTGCAGCAAGAGCAGTGGTTGCTGGTTGTATTCAACTGGGAATGGCAGAAATTCACCTAGTAGGTAGGAATATGGAAAAATTAAAACAACTTGAGCAAAGTTGGATAGATTCTCCCTTGGCTCATGAATTTACTAATAAACTAAAGACCCATACTTGGGAGCAATTACCACAGCTTATCCCTCAAAGTAACTTATTAGTCAATACTACACCCATTGGTATGTACCCAAACACAGATGAATCACCTGTGACTCAAGACCAACTACATAAATTACCTAGCCATGCGATCGCGTATGACCTAATCTACACTCCCAAACCAACCCGATTTTTACAATTAGCACAAGCACAGGGTGCGATCGCACTGGATGGATTGGAAATGCTGGTGCAACAAGGTGCAGCAGCTTTAAAACTTTGGCTACAACAAGAAAATGTCAATGTGGAGATCCCCATTGTCAAAATGCAGCAGGTTCTCACACTCGGGGTCCAAACTGCAAGTTAA
- a CDS encoding glycosyltransferase 87 family protein, producing MNKLLFFKKLTPSKIIFGLSAALSILCFLYLIIGFYKLIINAQSTDLYTRWKEQRYIYYGLYPYDITNGSPLIDPQLGAVTSGGYPAWAFFSGFIFFPPIPFELTLWYHVLLNAISLVILAIFAYQIGKPYGKLKAWFTIVTCLSLGTHTTTLGIGQYGIIINALLVLMFWLLQGNANISAGLILGLALLKPNISALYFFIPIIKKRINAVIACCLYIVVSSSIIGLIVKVSPIYMIEKVVKVSQYYVDRGYSGINVLLKFGINPLLATILLAIVATVVTVWLFYLFKDCSLLFLFAIASGIGRLWTYHLIYDNVMLVFLLLAIIELNFKRPNRFNLLVLILLCLTLLIPTFITYSIHAQIIQSIVWCTSLSYIVICQKDFKVT from the coding sequence ATGAATAAACTACTGTTTTTTAAAAAGCTTACCCCCTCAAAAATTATCTTTGGCCTATCCGCAGCTTTAAGCATACTCTGTTTTCTTTACCTTATCATAGGTTTTTATAAATTGATAATAAATGCACAATCTACAGATTTATATACTCGTTGGAAAGAACAAAGGTATATTTATTATGGTTTATATCCCTATGATATTACCAACGGTTCACCTTTGATAGATCCTCAACTGGGTGCTGTAACATCTGGGGGATATCCAGCTTGGGCTTTTTTCTCAGGTTTCATATTTTTCCCACCCATTCCTTTTGAATTAACCCTGTGGTATCATGTTCTTTTAAATGCCATCTCTCTAGTTATTTTAGCCATTTTTGCTTATCAAATCGGCAAACCCTATGGAAAATTAAAAGCCTGGTTTACAATAGTTACTTGTTTGTCACTTGGTACTCATACCACTACTCTGGGTATTGGACAATATGGCATTATTATCAATGCTTTATTAGTACTAATGTTTTGGCTATTGCAGGGCAATGCTAACATATCAGCTGGGTTAATTTTAGGGTTGGCTTTACTCAAACCAAATATTTCTGCCCTTTACTTTTTTATTCCCATCATCAAGAAAAGAATTAATGCGGTCATAGCTTGCTGTTTATATATTGTGGTTTCTAGTTCAATAATAGGATTAATTGTAAAAGTTTCTCCTATTTATATGATTGAGAAAGTTGTTAAGGTTTCCCAATATTATGTTGATAGAGGATATTCGGGAATCAATGTTCTGCTCAAGTTTGGAATTAACCCACTCTTAGCAACAATTTTATTAGCTATAGTTGCTACTGTTGTTACTGTGTGGTTATTTTATTTATTTAAGGATTGCTCTTTGCTCTTTCTCTTTGCTATTGCTTCTGGAATAGGTCGACTATGGACCTATCATCTAATTTATGATAATGTGATGTTAGTTTTCCTGTTATTAGCAATAATCGAGCTAAATTTTAAAAGACCAAATAGATTTAACCTCTTAGTATTAATCTTGCTTTGCTTAACTCTATTGATTCCTACCTTTATTACCTATTCAATTCATGCCCAAATAATACAAAGTATAGTTTGGTGTACTTCTTTAAGCTACATTGTCATTTGTCAGAAAGACTTTAAGGTAACTTAA
- a CDS encoding MBL fold metallo-hydrolase, with translation MSLAPPTSSNTIKPPQIILSQDPEEEATVSPDTKFTNSQKSTKILAFPPNRETLGGTSYLIVRNGGNILIDCPAWEQIAGNQTYLQKGAVRWLFISHRGAMGKVAQIQQALDCEILIQEQEAYLLPGLTLTTFSQELSVDHTTQLIWTPGHSPGSSCLYYREFGGILFSGRHLVPNPQAQLAPFRTATTFHWPRQLKSLAKLCDRFSPDTLQYICPGAHIGFLRGRSILDQGYELLMNGYLNAHQI, from the coding sequence ATGTCCTTAGCACCTCCAACATCTAGTAATACAATAAAACCTCCACAAATTATACTATCTCAAGATCCGGAGGAGGAAGCAACAGTATCACCAGATACAAAATTTACCAATTCCCAAAAGTCAACCAAAATTTTAGCCTTTCCCCCAAATCGGGAAACTTTGGGTGGAACCTCCTATTTGATTGTCAGGAATGGGGGTAATATCCTCATTGATTGTCCCGCTTGGGAACAAATAGCTGGGAATCAGACCTACCTGCAAAAGGGTGCGGTACGTTGGTTGTTTATTAGTCATCGCGGTGCTATGGGTAAGGTTGCCCAAATTCAACAAGCTCTTGACTGTGAAATTCTCATCCAAGAGCAGGAAGCCTATTTATTACCAGGTTTAACTCTCACCACTTTTAGTCAAGAACTGTCTGTTGATCACACCACACAATTAATCTGGACTCCAGGTCATTCCCCAGGATCCTCTTGTCTATACTATCGCGAATTTGGAGGAATTTTATTTTCCGGAAGACATTTAGTCCCTAATCCCCAAGCTCAACTAGCACCATTTCGCACTGCAACAACTTTCCATTGGCCTAGACAACTCAAAAGTCTTGCTAAACTATGCGATCGCTTTTCTCCTGATACATTACAATACATCTGTCCAGGTGCTCATATTGGCTTTCTCCGGGGAAGATCTATTCTGGACCAAGGATATGAGCTATTGATGAATGGATACCTTAATGCGCATCAAATATAG